The window GATCCACGATCCGTTTTTACTGCGGTACAGTTGGTTCATTCGCAGGAAACTGGACTTGCAGGCAATGCGGGAAGGCGCTTCGCTGCTCTTGGGAAAACATGATTTTTCGGCATTTGAAGGCGCCAATACAACGCCGATGAACCCGGTAAAAACACTATATTCTCTGACTGTTGAACCAATATCGGCCGGTATCTGCATTGATGTTGTCGGTGACGGCTTTTTATATCATATGGTACGGAATATTGCCGGCGGTCTCGTCGATGTCGGCCTGGGCAGATTTTCCCAAACTGATCTTTCCGCTATTCTTGCAGGCAAAGATCGGACCCGTTTGGGTGCGACGGCGCCGGCACAAGGGCTTACGTTGGAAGAGGTTTTTTATTCAGAAGAGCGCCTGAACGAAAAAATCGCTCAGCTCCGGCCCCACCGCTGTTAAGGGCATTATCGCTGCACAGCGTTTGACATGTCGGCATGCGATGTAAGCTTTTCTGCGTACAAAAAAATATGGTATAATAAAATTTACATGATATACTGTCTTTCGCAACATGAGACAGCATGTGCGAATTAACCGGCACATTACTATTTTGACTGCTCCGGCAGTCGCTAAAAGGAAAGATACCGTTTATGACAGATAAAACCTTGGGCTGGATGCTGCGACTTGTCGGCCTTTTAGCTATCATTGCCGTTTTCTGGGGAATCCAGCTGATCTTGCCCGATTTCTATACGACTATGTGGCAACTCCTGATCGACGGAGATTTGGAAGGGCTGACGGCATATATCTCGTCTTTTGGCTATGAGGCGATACTGATCAGCATATTCATGATCGCTTTTATCAATGCCATCGGACTTCCGTCGATTCCGTTCCTTACTGTAAACGGCGTAATCTTCGGATTGATACCGGGTATCGTCATTTCTTGGATCGGAGAAGTCCTTGGCATTGAGATCAGTTTTCGCCTGACGCGAAAACTGCTGCGAAAACAGGCGCAAAAAGTGATTCAACGGAGCAATATGCTGGAAAAGCTGGATTCGTACAGCTGTGTCAAGACGATCATGGCCGGGCGGGCTATACCGTATTCTCCGAATGTCGTCGTTACGGCGCTCAGTTCATTAAGCCATATATCTTATAAAGATCATTTTGTAGCCAATCTGTTCGGAAAAATCCCTGCCGTTATCATTGAAGTGTGGTTCGGACATGACCTGTTACTGATTCGTGAACATTGGGGACGATTGCTGGTACTGACATTTGTCGTTATTGCCGTTTACGCATTCCTCTGGTGGCGGCGTAAACATCAGTAAAAATAAGTGCTGCAGAGAGCAGCAATAAACCATCAAAAAAGACCTCTGCAGAGGTCTTTTTTTGATGGTTTATTTAACTGGATGGATAAATGCCCGGGATTTTTATTTCTGGAAATAGCGGGCGAGCAAACCGTCAAATACGCGGCCGTGACGAGCTTCGTCTTTTGCCATTTCGTGTACCGTATCGTGGATCGCGTCAAGATTTAACTGTTTTGCCAGTGTGGCGATTTCTTTCTTGCCTGCACAAGCGCCTTGTTCGGCGGCTGCACGCATTTCGAGATTTGTCTTGGTATCGTCTGTAACGACTTCGCCGAGAAGTTCAGCAAATTTTGCGGCGTGTTCGGCTTCTTCAAAGGCGATACGCTTGTAAGCTTCCGCGACTTCCGGGTAACCCTGGCGATCGGCAACACGACTCATGGCAAGATACATGCCGACTTCGGAGCATTCGCCTGTGAAGTTCATGCGGAGACCTTCGATGATGCGTTCATCAACGCCTTTGGCAACGCCGACGCGATGTTCGTCGGCATATTCTTTTACGCCTTCCTGCAGTTCCGTAAATTTGGAAGCGGGAGCGCCGCATTGCGGACACTTTTCAGGGGCGGCATCGCCTTCGAATACGTAACCGCAGATACCACAAACAAATTTTTTCATAATGAAACAACCTCCTTGAATTTGCAATTTTAATGATAGTAATTATTATTTTTTACTAATAAATAATGATTATCTACTAACAAAATTATAGCAAATATTACAGAATGATGCAATAGAAAAATGAATAGATGCTAAAAATAATTATGACGAAGTTGGAGATGTCGCTGTCGGCAACCATTGGAAAGCGGTATTTTTATGATGGATGC of the Megasphaera vaginalis (ex Bordigoni et al. 2020) genome contains:
- the truA gene encoding tRNA pseudouridine(38-40) synthase TruA; the protein is MKKNICLVVAYDGTDFYGFQRQSKAPSVQQCLEEALATIYRTQITVYGAARTDAGVHARGQVVNFYGAGTIPTEKLPYAMKGCLPRTIAVLSAREMTDAFSVRHDNKGKHYRYIINNGRIHDPFLLRYSWFIRRKLDLQAMREGASLLLGKHDFSAFEGANTTPMNPVKTLYSLTVEPISAGICIDVVGDGFLYHMVRNIAGGLVDVGLGRFSQTDLSAILAGKDRTRLGATAPAQGLTLEEVFYSEERLNEKIAQLRPHRC
- a CDS encoding TVP38/TMEM64 family protein produces the protein MTDKTLGWMLRLVGLLAIIAVFWGIQLILPDFYTTMWQLLIDGDLEGLTAYISSFGYEAILISIFMIAFINAIGLPSIPFLTVNGVIFGLIPGIVISWIGEVLGIEISFRLTRKLLRKQAQKVIQRSNMLEKLDSYSCVKTIMAGRAIPYSPNVVVTALSSLSHISYKDHFVANLFGKIPAVIIEVWFGHDLLLIREHWGRLLVLTFVVIAVYAFLWWRRKHQ
- a CDS encoding NADH peroxidase — protein: MKKFVCGICGYVFEGDAAPEKCPQCGAPASKFTELQEGVKEYADEHRVGVAKGVDERIIEGLRMNFTGECSEVGMYLAMSRVADRQGYPEVAEAYKRIAFEEAEHAAKFAELLGEVVTDDTKTNLEMRAAAEQGACAGKKEIATLAKQLNLDAIHDTVHEMAKDEARHGRVFDGLLARYFQK